One segment of Mycolicibacterium sp. YH-1 DNA contains the following:
- a CDS encoding acyl-CoA dehydrogenase family protein has translation MSVDRILPSDEAAELIALTREVADKVLDPIVDEHERTERYPEGVFAQLGAAGLLSLPQPEEWGGAGQPFEVYLQVLEEIAARWAAVAVAVSVHSLSSHPLLMFGTDEQKQRWLPAMLSGNQIGAYSLSEPQAGSDAAALRCAATPDDGGYVLNGSKSWITHGGVADFYTLFARTGEGSKGISCFLVPGDLEGLSFGKPEEKMGLSAVPTTSAFYDNAHLDADRRIGAEGQGLQIAFSALDSGRLGIAAVAVGIAQAALDDATRYANERTTFGRKIIDHQGLGFLLADMAAAVVSARATYLDAARRRDAGLPYSTQASVAKLVATDAAMKVTTDAVQVFGGAGYTRDYRVERYMREAKITQIFEGTNQIQRLVIARSLAG, from the coding sequence ATGTCCGTGGACCGGATTCTGCCGTCAGACGAGGCCGCCGAGCTGATCGCGCTGACCCGCGAGGTCGCCGACAAGGTGCTCGATCCGATCGTCGACGAACACGAACGCACCGAGCGCTACCCCGAGGGCGTGTTCGCGCAGCTCGGCGCAGCCGGCCTGCTGAGCCTGCCGCAGCCCGAGGAGTGGGGCGGTGCCGGTCAGCCGTTCGAGGTCTACCTGCAGGTCCTCGAGGAGATCGCCGCACGGTGGGCCGCGGTGGCCGTGGCCGTCAGCGTGCACAGCCTGTCGTCGCACCCGCTGCTGATGTTCGGCACCGACGAGCAGAAGCAGCGCTGGCTGCCAGCCATGCTGTCGGGAAACCAGATCGGCGCGTACAGCCTGTCCGAGCCGCAGGCCGGATCCGATGCCGCCGCGCTGCGGTGCGCCGCCACCCCCGATGACGGCGGTTACGTGCTCAACGGCTCGAAGTCCTGGATCACCCACGGTGGGGTCGCCGACTTCTACACGCTGTTCGCGCGCACAGGCGAGGGCAGCAAGGGCATTTCGTGCTTCCTGGTGCCCGGTGATCTCGAGGGCCTGAGCTTCGGCAAACCCGAGGAGAAAATGGGCCTGTCCGCGGTGCCGACCACGTCGGCGTTCTACGACAACGCGCACCTCGACGCGGACCGTCGCATCGGCGCCGAGGGCCAGGGGCTGCAGATCGCGTTCAGCGCACTGGACTCCGGGCGACTCGGCATCGCCGCGGTCGCGGTGGGTATCGCACAGGCCGCGCTTGATGACGCCACGCGCTATGCCAACGAGCGAACGACGTTCGGCCGCAAGATCATCGACCACCAGGGCTTGGGCTTCCTGCTGGCCGATATGGCGGCGGCGGTGGTCAGTGCCCGAGCCACCTACCTCGACGCCGCCCGACGTCGGGACGCCGGCCTGCCGTACTCCACACAGGCCAGCGTCGCCAAGCTGGTGGCCACCGACGCGGCGATGAAGGTCACCACCGACGCTGTGCAGGTGTTCGGCGGCGCCGGGTACACCCGCGACTACCGCGTCGAGCGCTACATGCGCGAGGCCAAGATCACCCAGATCTTCGAGGGCACCAACCAGATTCAGCGTCTGGTCATCGCGCGCTCGCTGGCCGGCTAG
- a CDS encoding NAD(P) transhydrogenase subunit alpha, translating to MYDQLLANLAILVLAGFVGFAVISKVPNTLHTPLMSGTNAIHGIVVLGALIVLGELPADAGWGVRVIAFVALIFGTLNVIGGFLVTDRMLGMFKGRKAEVVKASAETNGQAR from the coding sequence ATGTATGACCAACTGTTGGCCAATCTTGCGATCCTGGTGCTGGCCGGGTTCGTCGGGTTCGCCGTGATCTCCAAGGTGCCCAACACCTTGCACACGCCATTGATGTCGGGCACCAACGCCATTCACGGCATCGTCGTGCTTGGCGCCCTGATCGTGCTGGGTGAGCTGCCCGCCGACGCCGGCTGGGGGGTGCGGGTGATCGCGTTCGTCGCGTTGATCTTCGGCACGCTCAATGTGATCGGTGGGTTCCTGGTGACCGATCGGATGCTGGGAATGTTCAAGGGTCGCAAGGCCGAAGTGGTGAAGGCCTCGGCCGAGACGAATGGGCAAGCCCGATGA
- a CDS encoding gamma-glutamyltransferase family protein produces the protein MSPSSGTASFTGAIAAPHALASEAALRVFRGGGTAIDAAIAAAAVLAVVYPHNVALGSDVIALVRTPDGRVTCVNASGPAARRTDTAAVRTTFGRSLPARGAHVVTVPGGVRGWETLRTFGSRYSWSDTLEAAEEAASRGVAVSASLASHLTHPENADLHGTPDFDRVFRPGGVSLRSGELLRQPELAATFRRLREHGPDEFYLGESATNSLAHLASRGSLLAMDDFADFTPETVAPIEATFGDLSVFTSPPNTHGFILLRVLRAVEELGLSDPLGADFGTLMRLFHQGNALRDRYLADPRHAEVDVDALINSDLREMAPVGAATGEPALVPHGDTVGIAAADSDGYAVSLIQSVYHAFGAGLIDPKTGILFHNRGTSFSLDADSPNVLAAGKRPLHTLMPAMTLRGGSVRHVLSTMGGQGQPQVLGQILLRATAGATAQDAVAAPRGIVGLQSDGCILDSVSLESDIAAPARESVARSGLFFHEVPPRSEVLGQANVVFADQHGAMTAASDPRSDGAAVIAHYPRHDPS, from the coding sequence TTGTCCCCATCGTCCGGTACGGCGTCCTTCACTGGTGCCATCGCAGCTCCGCACGCCCTCGCATCCGAAGCCGCCCTGCGCGTGTTCCGCGGCGGAGGCACTGCGATCGATGCGGCGATTGCGGCCGCGGCGGTGCTCGCCGTGGTCTATCCGCACAACGTTGCCCTCGGCAGTGACGTGATCGCGCTGGTCCGCACGCCCGATGGCCGGGTGACCTGTGTCAACGCCTCGGGTCCTGCGGCGAGGCGGACAGACACCGCCGCCGTGCGCACGACCTTCGGCAGGAGTCTGCCCGCGCGTGGCGCACACGTCGTGACCGTTCCCGGCGGTGTTCGCGGATGGGAAACGCTGCGCACCTTCGGTTCTCGATACTCATGGTCCGACACACTGGAGGCGGCCGAGGAGGCGGCCTCGCGCGGGGTAGCGGTCTCAGCGTCGCTGGCCAGCCACCTGACTCACCCCGAGAACGCGGATCTGCATGGCACACCGGACTTCGACCGCGTGTTCCGCCCGGGCGGGGTGAGTCTTCGATCGGGCGAGTTGTTGCGGCAGCCCGAACTGGCGGCGACGTTCCGGCGCCTACGCGAGCACGGCCCCGACGAGTTCTACCTCGGTGAGAGCGCCACAAACAGCCTCGCCCATCTGGCCTCTCGGGGCTCGCTTCTGGCCATGGACGACTTCGCGGACTTCACACCTGAGACTGTCGCGCCAATCGAGGCGACGTTCGGCGACCTCTCCGTCTTCACCAGCCCGCCGAACACCCATGGCTTCATCCTGCTGCGAGTCCTGCGTGCCGTGGAGGAACTCGGCCTCTCCGACCCGCTGGGGGCGGATTTCGGCACCCTCATGCGACTCTTCCACCAGGGCAACGCACTTCGAGACCGCTACCTGGCTGATCCCCGCCACGCCGAGGTGGATGTTGATGCGCTCATCAACTCGGATCTGCGGGAGATGGCACCCGTGGGCGCCGCCACCGGAGAGCCCGCGCTCGTACCCCATGGCGACACCGTCGGAATAGCCGCCGCAGACAGCGACGGCTACGCGGTCTCATTGATCCAGAGCGTGTACCACGCATTTGGGGCGGGATTGATCGACCCCAAGACCGGGATTCTGTTCCACAATCGCGGAACCAGTTTCTCGCTCGACGCCGATTCACCCAACGTGCTTGCGGCAGGGAAGCGGCCCCTCCACACGCTCATGCCGGCCATGACGCTGCGCGGCGGGTCAGTGCGTCACGTGCTGTCGACGATGGGCGGGCAGGGCCAGCCCCAGGTGCTCGGCCAGATCCTCCTCCGTGCGACGGCCGGAGCCACCGCCCAGGATGCCGTGGCGGCCCCGCGAGGAATCGTCGGCCTGCAAAGCGACGGCTGCATTCTCGACTCGGTATCCCTGGAGTCCGATATCGCCGCGCCTGCACGCGAGTCTGTTGCACGCAGCGGCTTGTTCTTCCACGAGGTGCCGCCTCGCAGCGAGGTACTCGGGCAGGCCAACGTCGTCTTCGCCGATCAACACGGCGCGATGACGGCAGCGTCTGACCCGCGCTCAGACGGTGCCGCCGTGATCGCGCACTACCCACGGCACGACCCGAGCTAG
- a CDS encoding DMT family transporter, which translates to MTTVGHRIPPWSVPMFFIVGAVSQYVGAAVGVFLFETANPAAVAWLRAAAAAVALIVWRRPWRRTWTRRSLAAAAAFGVVTVGMNVAFFEAIARIPLGTAVAIEFLGPVAVATLGSRRPRDLLAALLVAAGIALLTGVHTGIDLAGVGFALIAAALWAGYILLGKRVADAGSGLDSLAVGMAAAAVLLAPALLTGQFIEDASVLADSRVWLLGVAVGVLSTAVPYALDQLVLTAIGRARFALLLALLPVTAAFVGAVMLGQRPTFAETAGIALVVAALAISVRGDTVRPPEN; encoded by the coding sequence GTGACGACAGTTGGGCACCGCATTCCCCCCTGGTCGGTGCCGATGTTCTTCATCGTCGGCGCGGTGTCGCAGTACGTCGGAGCGGCCGTCGGCGTGTTCCTGTTCGAGACCGCCAATCCTGCGGCCGTGGCGTGGTTGCGCGCGGCCGCCGCTGCCGTCGCGCTCATCGTGTGGCGACGCCCGTGGCGACGGACCTGGACCCGTCGCTCGCTGGCGGCCGCAGCCGCATTCGGCGTTGTCACTGTGGGCATGAATGTCGCGTTCTTCGAGGCGATCGCCCGCATTCCGCTCGGTACCGCCGTGGCGATCGAGTTCCTGGGCCCGGTGGCCGTCGCCACCCTGGGGTCACGGCGACCTCGCGATCTGCTTGCCGCGCTTCTGGTTGCGGCCGGTATCGCGCTGCTCACGGGTGTGCACACGGGGATTGACCTGGCGGGCGTCGGCTTCGCGCTGATCGCCGCCGCCCTGTGGGCCGGATACATCCTGCTCGGCAAGCGCGTCGCCGACGCGGGTAGCGGCCTCGACTCGCTCGCCGTCGGGATGGCGGCGGCCGCCGTCCTCCTGGCCCCCGCGCTGCTCACCGGACAGTTCATCGAGGATGCGTCGGTGCTCGCCGACTCGAGGGTATGGCTGCTGGGGGTCGCGGTCGGCGTGCTGTCCACGGCAGTGCCGTACGCGCTGGATCAACTGGTGCTCACCGCGATAGGCCGCGCCCGGTTCGCCCTGTTGCTCGCCCTTCTGCCGGTCACGGCCGCGTTCGTCGGCGCGGTGATGCTCGGGCAGCGGCCAACCTTCGCCGAGACCGCGGGCATCGCTCTGGTGGTGGCCGCCCTGGCGATCAGTGTGCGCGGCGATACAGTGAGGCCGCCCGAAAACTAG
- a CDS encoding Xaa-Pro peptidase family protein, with protein sequence MSTPTNPTTNPPPIAEAEYHQRLARLRQLLDVAGVDAIVIWARGGGTVERFANVQYLCGHYPFFPIIRDVPGAWADRGYAALVVTQDESVLCSDDEAAAPYAVTDHRFLDASGQTLGDLVAEVLAGVRRRIAVCGADTMTARQFGHLEKAAAPVVDGEILIADDLVEHLRSIKSSAEIALLEHAATIADASFRFALDTLHAGVSEAEVTAALIAEATRRDAVVANAFVTTFGEDSGGGHDGAPTWSQRRLRAGDLFTVDFSGAYRGYFYDLARSRVIDRAPTDAQAGAFELARDSVNAAVAASVPGATVADVARAADDLLRQQNYDFAAAEFKAGGHGIGLGFEAPWIRDDNLRPIEVGMTLALERFVIRDGTGATFERNIVVTEHGPRDLAPVIDIWQ encoded by the coding sequence GTGAGTACCCCTACCAATCCGACGACCAACCCGCCCCCGATCGCGGAAGCCGAGTACCACCAACGGCTGGCGAGATTGCGCCAACTACTGGACGTCGCCGGCGTCGATGCGATCGTCATCTGGGCGCGCGGCGGCGGCACCGTCGAGCGATTCGCCAATGTGCAGTACCTATGCGGTCACTACCCCTTCTTCCCGATCATTCGCGACGTTCCTGGCGCCTGGGCCGACCGCGGGTACGCGGCACTCGTGGTGACGCAGGACGAATCGGTACTGTGCTCGGACGACGAGGCTGCCGCGCCCTATGCCGTCACCGATCACCGCTTCCTTGACGCCAGCGGACAGACACTCGGGGACCTCGTGGCCGAGGTGCTCGCAGGCGTACGTCGCAGGATTGCGGTCTGCGGCGCCGACACCATGACGGCACGACAGTTCGGCCACCTCGAAAAGGCGGCTGCCCCAGTGGTTGACGGCGAGATCCTGATCGCCGATGACCTCGTCGAGCACCTGCGCTCCATAAAGTCCAGCGCCGAGATCGCACTGTTGGAACACGCCGCGACCATCGCCGACGCATCGTTCCGGTTCGCGCTGGACACCCTGCACGCCGGGGTCAGCGAGGCTGAGGTCACCGCGGCGCTGATCGCCGAGGCAACCAGGCGGGACGCCGTCGTTGCCAACGCATTTGTGACGACATTCGGCGAGGATTCGGGGGGCGGGCACGACGGTGCGCCCACCTGGTCACAGCGGCGACTGCGCGCCGGTGACCTCTTCACCGTTGACTTCAGCGGGGCCTACCGAGGTTACTTCTACGACCTCGCCCGCAGCCGCGTCATCGACCGGGCCCCGACGGACGCCCAGGCCGGAGCATTCGAACTCGCCCGTGACTCGGTGAACGCCGCCGTCGCAGCCTCGGTGCCAGGCGCCACGGTCGCCGATGTGGCGCGAGCAGCCGACGACCTGCTGCGCCAACAGAACTACGACTTCGCCGCGGCCGAGTTCAAGGCTGGCGGTCACGGTATCGGGCTGGGCTTCGAGGCGCCGTGGATCCGTGACGACAACCTGCGTCCGATCGAGGTCGGCATGACGCTGGCACTGGAGCGCTTCGTCATCAGGGACGGGACGGGCGCCACCTTCGAACGCAACATCGTGGTGACAGAGCACGGGCCCCGTGACCTCGCACCCGTCATCGACATCTGGCAGTAA
- a CDS encoding TetR/AcrR family transcriptional regulator, with product MKESSTREPSKIAQRRELARKERSAAWLEQRAQILAKAAEVFALNGFNGTSITDIANHLGVSQSNIYYYFGTKQEIFLELVRRASDYNVTGAEAIAAKRGSSVDRIAEVIELLASSYEEHYPFLNLYVQEDGRWLSSTGAELQQFFLDSAQRFEDAVMAIVEDGIQKGEFKVDLDARMVTYTVLGAVNWMHRWYRPGGELSGGEVGKVMSRILLSGIADTGGAP from the coding sequence ATGAAGGAGTCGAGCACCCGAGAGCCCAGCAAGATCGCGCAGCGCAGGGAGTTGGCACGTAAAGAACGCAGCGCGGCGTGGCTGGAACAGCGCGCGCAGATTCTTGCGAAGGCCGCCGAAGTGTTCGCACTCAACGGCTTCAATGGCACCAGCATCACCGATATCGCCAACCATCTGGGCGTCAGCCAGTCCAACATCTATTACTACTTCGGGACGAAGCAGGAGATCTTCCTAGAGCTGGTGCGCCGCGCTTCCGATTACAACGTCACTGGGGCGGAAGCGATAGCTGCCAAGCGAGGTTCATCGGTCGATCGAATTGCTGAAGTGATCGAGCTGCTGGCCTCGTCCTACGAGGAGCACTACCCGTTTCTCAATCTCTACGTCCAGGAGGACGGCCGCTGGCTCAGTTCCACGGGAGCCGAGCTGCAGCAGTTCTTTCTGGATAGTGCCCAACGCTTCGAGGATGCCGTTATGGCGATCGTCGAGGATGGCATCCAGAAGGGGGAATTCAAGGTCGACCTCGATGCTCGGATGGTGACTTACACAGTCCTTGGCGCAGTCAACTGGATGCACCGTTGGTACCGCCCGGGCGGTGAGCTAAGTGGCGGGGAGGTCGGCAAAGTGATGAGCCGAATACTCCTAAGCGGCATTGCCGATACAGGCGGCGCTCCGTAG
- a CDS encoding NAD(P)(+) transhydrogenase (Re/Si-specific) subunit beta, whose product MNYLVNTLYIVAFALFILGLSGLTGPKTAVRGNLIAAAGMALAVVATLIKVRDTASVNWILIVAGLLIGVILGVPPAKKTKMTAMPQLVALFNGVGGGTVALIAWAEFIETDGFAHFTPEQHPTVALVVGSLFAAIIGSVSFWGSLVAFLKLQESIPKNLEKTLVKSAKAFQASNVLLLLGAVAASVYIGLNAGVGSPGWVIVLVLALAGLMGLFVVFPIGGADMPVVISLLNALTGLSAAAAGLALNNTAMIVAGMIVGASGSILTNLMAKAMNRSIPAIVFGSFGGGGDVAALVGGDQGTVKATSAADAAIQMAYANQVIVVPGYGLAVAQAQHAVKEMASLLEEKGVEVKYAIHPVAGRMPGHMNVLLAEADVEYDAMKEMDDVNGEFNRTDVTIVIGANDVTNPAARNDPSSPIHGMPILNVDESRSVIVLKRSMSSGYAGIENPLFFLNHTSMLFGDAKKSVSEVIEELKAL is encoded by the coding sequence ATGAACTATCTCGTCAACACCCTCTACATTGTCGCGTTCGCGCTGTTCATCCTGGGTCTGTCGGGGTTGACCGGACCCAAGACCGCGGTGCGCGGCAACCTGATCGCCGCCGCCGGTATGGCGTTGGCGGTCGTGGCGACCCTGATCAAGGTGCGTGACACCGCGTCGGTCAACTGGATTCTCATCGTGGCCGGTCTGCTCATCGGCGTCATCCTGGGTGTGCCGCCGGCCAAGAAGACCAAGATGACCGCGATGCCCCAGCTGGTGGCGCTGTTCAACGGTGTCGGTGGTGGCACGGTCGCGTTGATCGCGTGGGCGGAGTTCATCGAGACCGACGGGTTCGCCCACTTCACCCCCGAGCAGCATCCGACTGTCGCACTGGTGGTGGGATCGCTGTTCGCGGCGATCATCGGGTCGGTGTCGTTCTGGGGGTCGCTGGTGGCGTTCCTCAAGCTGCAGGAGTCGATCCCCAAGAACCTCGAGAAGACACTCGTCAAGTCCGCGAAGGCGTTTCAGGCGTCCAACGTGCTGCTATTGCTGGGTGCGGTGGCCGCCTCGGTCTACATCGGGCTGAACGCCGGAGTGGGCAGTCCGGGTTGGGTGATCGTGCTGGTGCTGGCGCTGGCCGGGCTCATGGGTCTGTTCGTGGTGTTCCCGATCGGCGGGGCGGACATGCCGGTGGTCATCAGCCTGCTCAACGCGTTGACCGGGCTCTCGGCGGCGGCGGCGGGTCTGGCGCTCAACAACACCGCGATGATCGTGGCGGGCATGATCGTGGGTGCGTCGGGTTCGATTCTGACCAATCTGATGGCCAAGGCGATGAACCGGTCGATCCCGGCGATCGTGTTCGGCTCGTTTGGTGGTGGCGGTGATGTCGCGGCGCTGGTGGGTGGGGATCAGGGCACGGTCAAGGCGACCTCGGCCGCTGATGCCGCGATCCAGATGGCCTACGCCAACCAGGTCATCGTCGTCCCGGGTTACGGCCTGGCGGTCGCGCAGGCCCAGCACGCGGTCAAGGAGATGGCCAGCCTGCTCGAGGAGAAGGGCGTGGAGGTCAAGTACGCCATCCATCCCGTGGCCGGTCGGATGCCCGGGCACATGAACGTGCTGCTGGCCGAGGCCGACGTCGAGTATGACGCGATGAAGGAGATGGATGACGTCAACGGTGAGTTCAACCGCACCGACGTCACCATCGTGATCGGGGCCAACGATGTCACCAACCCCGCGGCCCGCAACGACCCGTCCTCCCCGATCCACGGCATGCCGATCCTCAACGTCGACGAGTCGCGTTCGGTGATCGTGCTCAAACGCTCCATGTCCTCCGGCTACGCCGGAATCGAGAACCCGCTGTTCTTCCTCAACCACACCTCCATGCTCTTCGGTGACGCCAAGAAATCAGTCTCCGAGGTCATCGAGGAACTCAAAGCCCTCTAG
- a CDS encoding Re/Si-specific NAD(P)(+) transhydrogenase subunit alpha translates to MTEAEDGAARRATKTTSVGVVAESGPDERRVALVPKAVSSLVSSGVAVVVESGAGERALLPDELYVEAGATIGDAWGCDVVVKVAPPTTEEVARLRSGQTLVGFLAPRNEQNQIGALKNAGVQAFAVEAIPRISRAQVMDALSSQANVAGYKAVVLAASLSTRFFPMLTTAAGTVKPTSALILGVGVAGLQALATAKRLGAKTTGYDVRPEVADQVRSVGAQWLDLGIDAAGEGGYARELTDEERAQQQKALEEAITRFDVVITTALVPGRPAPRLVTATAVQGMKPGSVVIDLAGETGGNCELTEPGQTVVRHGVTIASPMNLPATMPEHASELYAKNITSLLELLITDGALAPDFDDEVVSASCVTREVS, encoded by the coding sequence ATGACTGAAGCTGAAGACGGCGCTGCGCGCCGGGCAACCAAGACGACATCCGTGGGTGTGGTCGCCGAGTCAGGGCCCGATGAGCGCCGGGTGGCGTTGGTGCCCAAGGCGGTGTCATCCCTCGTGAGCAGTGGTGTGGCTGTCGTGGTGGAGTCTGGTGCTGGTGAGCGGGCGCTGCTGCCTGATGAGTTGTATGTCGAGGCGGGCGCGACCATTGGTGATGCCTGGGGGTGCGATGTGGTGGTGAAGGTGGCCCCACCCACGACCGAGGAGGTCGCCAGGTTGCGCTCAGGTCAGACGCTGGTCGGGTTCCTGGCACCGCGCAACGAGCAGAACCAGATCGGAGCGCTCAAGAACGCCGGGGTGCAAGCGTTCGCGGTGGAGGCGATTCCGCGGATCTCGCGTGCGCAGGTGATGGATGCGTTGTCCTCGCAGGCAAACGTGGCCGGATACAAGGCAGTGGTGTTGGCGGCGTCGTTGTCGACCCGGTTCTTCCCGATGCTCACGACCGCGGCGGGCACGGTGAAGCCGACCAGCGCCCTGATTCTGGGTGTGGGGGTCGCGGGCCTGCAGGCGTTGGCCACGGCCAAGCGTCTGGGTGCCAAGACCACTGGTTATGACGTGCGTCCGGAGGTGGCCGATCAGGTGCGTTCGGTGGGTGCGCAGTGGCTGGATCTGGGTATTGATGCCGCCGGTGAGGGCGGGTATGCCCGTGAGTTGACCGATGAGGAGCGCGCGCAGCAGCAGAAGGCCCTGGAGGAGGCGATCACCCGCTTCGACGTGGTGATCACCACCGCGCTGGTGCCGGGTCGGCCCGCGCCGCGTCTGGTCACCGCCACCGCGGTGCAGGGGATGAAGCCCGGCAGTGTGGTGATTGATCTGGCCGGGGAGACCGGTGGTAACTGCGAGCTGACCGAACCGGGTCAGACCGTCGTGCGCCATGGGGTGACGATTGCCTCGCCGATGAACCTGCCCGCGACCATGCCTGAGCACGCCAGCGAGTTGTATGCCAAGAACATCACCTCGCTGCTGGAGTTGTTGATCACCGACGGTGCGCTGGCACCGGACTTCGACGACGAGGTCGTGTCGGCCTCGTGCGTCACCCGGGAGGTTTCCTAG
- a CDS encoding TetR/AcrR family transcriptional regulator, with translation MAQESAANTSLPDLRARPNRRSAPMRAEILDAMARLLDTGQLHQLSVENISQEAGVSRPTFYSYFASKLEIVLELYQVAAAEMYSAITPIWNRPADQAPPDAIREGLRAMVAAWVPRRAVFQASFELRYVDSDMMAATQRTIAYFANAIGAQLDADRAAGIAPPGPPTGPLVTMLLWSSEHAVYIAGRGLSEDLPDEHAATLPLETMWLGALYGIVPTTS, from the coding sequence GTGGCGCAGGAAAGTGCAGCGAACACCTCGCTCCCGGACCTTCGCGCGCGGCCCAACCGGCGTTCGGCACCGATGCGGGCCGAAATCCTCGACGCCATGGCACGGCTGCTCGACACGGGCCAACTGCACCAGTTGTCGGTAGAGAACATCTCGCAGGAGGCGGGCGTCTCGCGCCCAACGTTCTACTCCTACTTCGCCTCTAAGTTGGAGATCGTGCTCGAGCTCTACCAGGTCGCCGCGGCGGAGATGTACTCCGCGATTACGCCGATCTGGAACCGTCCAGCAGACCAGGCCCCGCCGGACGCCATCCGAGAAGGCCTCCGCGCGATGGTCGCCGCATGGGTGCCACGCCGGGCGGTGTTCCAGGCCTCCTTCGAACTCCGGTACGTGGACTCCGACATGATGGCGGCCACGCAACGGACGATCGCCTACTTCGCCAACGCCATCGGCGCCCAGCTAGACGCCGACCGCGCCGCCGGGATCGCTCCTCCTGGTCCACCCACCGGGCCACTGGTCACCATGCTCCTCTGGTCCTCCGAGCACGCGGTCTACATCGCAGGCCGCGGGCTCAGTGAGGACCTTCCCGACGAGCACGCAGCGACCCTGCCGCTCGAGACGATGTGGCTGGGCGCGCTATACGGGATCGTCCCCACGACGTCGTGA
- a CDS encoding flavodoxin family protein: protein MTMKTLVVSASPREDGNSHVLAEAVVDGTVAAGNEVEHVFLGDYVERMLGNCRTCRRPDDRSCSLDDRYESLLLDKMLPADGIVFAMPLYFYGMPGRLKTVFDRLFCYTANSAPQQDRVVDGIMGKKVGVVISCEESYLGATAGVIAQFGELTRYLNQDLVGVVVGNANSRGEIRQDPTDPVSAALDLGRRLYTSRVTDYRLDTVRSNRVWTETSVV from the coding sequence ATGACGATGAAGACGTTGGTCGTGAGTGCAAGCCCGCGCGAGGACGGCAACTCGCACGTCCTCGCCGAGGCCGTTGTGGACGGCACCGTTGCCGCCGGCAACGAGGTCGAGCACGTGTTCCTCGGTGACTACGTCGAGCGCATGCTGGGCAACTGTCGGACGTGCCGGCGGCCCGATGACCGCAGCTGCAGCCTCGACGACCGTTACGAGTCACTGCTGCTGGACAAGATGCTGCCCGCCGACGGCATCGTGTTCGCGATGCCGCTGTACTTCTACGGCATGCCCGGACGGCTCAAGACAGTCTTCGACCGGCTGTTCTGCTACACCGCCAACAGTGCGCCGCAGCAGGACCGCGTGGTCGACGGCATCATGGGCAAGAAGGTCGGCGTGGTGATCTCCTGCGAGGAGAGCTACCTCGGCGCGACGGCGGGCGTTATCGCACAGTTCGGCGAGCTGACGCGCTACCTCAACCAGGACCTCGTCGGCGTGGTGGTTGGAAATGCCAACAGCCGCGGCGAGATTCGGCAGGACCCCACCGATCCGGTGTCGGCCGCCCTTGATTTGGGCCGACGGCTGTACACCAGCCGCGTCACCGACTACCGCCTGGACACCGTCCGGTCGAACAGGGTGTGGACCGAGACCTCCGTCGTCTGA